A genome region from Thermodesulfobacteriota bacterium includes the following:
- a CDS encoding class I SAM-dependent methyltransferase: MNRIDVIQKIIYRKRAHTYLEIGVDGGTSFFPIKARQKIAVDPNFKFSKLRRIKWVFRNFYNVVAKYYEITSDSYFADAKPCYLDVVFIDGQHTYQQSLKDVRNSLNHLNEGGVIIMHDCSPPHKAAAYPADSIDHAASLNLPGWTGEWCGDVWKTICYLRSHRKDLKIFVLDCDCGLGIVTRGEPDSCLSLTEGDLDIMTYDDLAKNRKRLLNLKDESFFFKFLETV, encoded by the coding sequence ATGAACAGAATAGATGTAATACAAAAAATAATATACAGAAAAAGGGCACACACCTACTTAGAGATAGGGGTAGACGGGGGAACTAGTTTTTTTCCAATAAAAGCAAGACAAAAAATTGCCGTTGACCCGAATTTCAAATTCTCAAAACTGCGCAGAATAAAATGGGTTTTCAGGAATTTCTATAACGTAGTGGCAAAGTATTATGAAATAACCAGTGATAGCTACTTTGCTGATGCAAAACCCTGTTATTTAGACGTAGTCTTTATTGACGGACAGCATACTTACCAGCAGTCATTAAAGGACGTTAGAAATTCCTTGAACCACCTCAATGAAGGTGGCGTAATCATTATGCATGATTGTAGTCCACCACACAAGGCAGCAGCATATCCGGCGGATTCTATTGATCATGCTGCTTCATTGAATTTGCCTGGTTGGACTGGAGAATGGTGTGGAGATGTATGGAAAACAATCTGCTACTTGAGAAGCCATAGGAAAGATCTGAAAATATTTGTATTAGATTGTGACTGCGGATTAGGAATAGTCACAAGAGGAGAGCCTGATAGTTGTCTGAGTCTAACGGAAGGTGACCTGGATATAATGACTTATGACGATTTGGCTAAGAATAGAAAGCGCCTTCTAAATTTAAAGGATGAGAGTTTCTTTTTCAAATTCTTGGAGACTGTCTAA
- the trsS gene encoding radical SAM (seleno)protein TrsS has protein sequence MPEHLGETESLCPVCFAKIPGKRTLENNNVFLDKTCREHGNFKVLLWRDARLYKEWGDGEDASGPEKRFSISNRGCPYDCGLCPNHKAETCTVLMEVTNSCDMNCPVCFASSRKNPDKPSIGTIRKMYQTVMESGGPYPVQLSGGEPTIRDDLPDIVTIGKKMGFYHIQVNTHGLRLAKEKEYLKRLKDSGVDLIYLQFDGVSDDVYRFTRGANIFDHKFQAIQNCLDLKIGVTLVPTLVPGINDHQIGDIVRFAKEWIPIVKGIHFQPITYFGRYPKSPEDRDRITIPDVLRALEVQTQGEVKARNFVPRRRKDSHCGFSGFFVLTKEKKLKATVDFHQRKTTRDADQFVSSPAEHVRSFMDKRGRFVEKDTGCCKVKEGSLEEFFKRSETHYLSISGMPFQDVWTVDLERLEGCCIHVVTPSRQLIPFCSFYITNMNGDRLHQSKYQRKQSGA, from the coding sequence ATGCCAGAGCATTTAGGAGAAACTGAAAGTCTATGTCCGGTTTGTTTTGCCAAGATACCTGGTAAAAGAACCCTTGAAAACAATAATGTCTTTCTTGATAAGACCTGTCGGGAACATGGTAACTTTAAGGTTCTTCTTTGGCGGGATGCCAGACTATATAAAGAATGGGGAGATGGAGAAGATGCTTCTGGACCTGAAAAGAGGTTTTCCATAAGCAACAGGGGTTGCCCTTACGATTGTGGACTCTGTCCAAACCACAAGGCAGAAACATGTACAGTCCTCATGGAAGTTACAAATAGCTGTGACATGAACTGCCCGGTATGCTTTGCAAGTTCCAGGAAAAACCCAGACAAACCAAGCATTGGTACAATCAGAAAAATGTATCAGACTGTTATGGAATCTGGAGGCCCTTACCCCGTTCAACTGAGTGGCGGAGAGCCTACTATCCGGGACGACCTGCCCGATATTGTGACCATAGGTAAAAAAATGGGATTTTATCACATTCAGGTAAACACCCATGGGTTAAGACTGGCAAAGGAAAAAGAATACCTTAAGCGCTTGAAAGATAGCGGTGTCGATCTCATTTATCTCCAATTCGATGGTGTATCAGATGACGTTTATCGTTTTACGAGAGGTGCAAACATCTTTGATCACAAATTTCAGGCTATTCAAAACTGTCTTGATCTAAAGATAGGAGTAACACTTGTACCAACCTTAGTCCCGGGCATAAATGACCACCAGATAGGTGACATCGTAAGATTTGCTAAGGAATGGATACCCATTGTAAAAGGTATCCACTTTCAACCAATAACCTACTTCGGAAGATATCCAAAGTCACCAGAGGATCGAGACAGAATCACAATACCAGACGTATTACGGGCACTGGAAGTCCAGACACAGGGTGAAGTAAAAGCCAGAAATTTTGTACCTAGAAGACGCAAAGATTCCCACTGTGGTTTTTCAGGTTTTTTTGTACTTACCAAAGAAAAAAAGTTGAAAGCTACCGTTGACTTCCACCAGAGAAAGACCACAAGAGATGCTGATCAATTTGTGTCTTCCCCTGCTGAGCATGTTAGGAGTTTTATGGACAAACGGGGTAGATTCGTCGAAAAAGATACGGGGTGTTGCAAAGTAAAAGAGGGGTCATTGGAAGAATTCTTTAAGAGGTCAGAAACCCACTACCTCTCTATATCGGGAATGCCATTCCAAGATGTATGGACTGTTGATCTGGAAAGGTTGGAAGGGTGTTGTATCCATGTGGTTACCCCTTCCAGACAACTAATCCCTTTTTGCTCTTTTTATATTACCAACATGAATGGAGACAGGCTACACCAGAGTAAATACCAGCGTAAACAGAGTGGAGCGTAA
- a CDS encoding class I SAM-dependent methyltransferase yields the protein MRLYREIPLIQIIRYLKARFFAHPAESEAQSDKDEKHPERLALLQYCTTGRGIDVGCGHRKTHENCIGIDITPKGQMGKYGNVKGKVSVADIVTSGDDLHMFSDEELDFVISRHNLEHYVDVIKTLKEWKRVLKYGGILAAILPDEGKINTISLDPTHKHAFTPESLTRYIECIGGLKIIRLEPVIENWSFICVCVKE from the coding sequence ATGCGATTATATAGAGAAATACCGTTAATACAAATTATCAGATATTTAAAAGCTCGTTTTTTTGCTCATCCTGCAGAAAGTGAAGCACAGTCAGACAAGGATGAAAAGCATCCTGAGCGGCTTGCACTCCTTCAGTATTGTACCACTGGGCGAGGAATTGATGTTGGTTGCGGGCACAGAAAAACCCACGAGAACTGTATTGGAATTGACATAACCCCCAAGGGGCAAATGGGAAAATACGGTAACGTGAAAGGGAAGGTTAGTGTGGCTGATATTGTTACCTCAGGTGATGATTTACATATGTTCTCTGATGAAGAACTTGATTTTGTTATTTCGCGACACAATTTGGAACACTATGTGGATGTAATTAAGACTCTAAAGGAATGGAAACGGGTTCTTAAGTATGGCGGAATTCTTGCGGCGATTCTGCCGGATGAAGGTAAGATCAATACAATTTCATTGGATCCTACTCATAAGCACGCATTTACCCCTGAAAGCCTTACCCGATACATCGAGTGTATCGGGGGACTTAAAATTATTAGACTTGAGCCAGTAATTGAAAATTGGTCATTCATCTGTGTATGCGTTAAGGAGTAA